One Denticeps clupeoides chromosome 10, fDenClu1.1, whole genome shotgun sequence genomic window carries:
- the LOC114797968 gene encoding interleukin-17 receptor D-like isoform X2 yields the protein MAVFKNRHSHSQLPGSWSRHREDVLLSNDSMAVQLLASRLLLGQTAVVDRARERQLVGDWISVRLQTGSVTAATMRLTCPVMLVLLFISRPVARGESVYPQNCSLHCVRQGNPQCGYCRISQDDVQRSLGAAFFEPFGNCVPWPCDSFLGQQNPEESASCADSRCLCRLWARLIFTVSCFSSRRTRPLTPAMHKGSVVLQVYHSDPFPLLPLDSRCVVTVMALPVPELWERFYTTKQFSTRSCPEKNGLEMCKKDWYPTYIEVTQDGDNVSVTFNLAPHNLEITQYFSTCYGAGRRNYVTVKPNFSVNQTHHRYHLANLVAATNYSCEIAADLVDAVRKRFRVWIQPTGDTPQDPEKTAVTVLLPVGLLLAAICIVSCVVFYQRKWRKLVEKKHLKPDILDEYCDKQEEPASVYITPRTTPPRLLIIYSDKDGPAHIAVVLQLAVFLQKHMAVQVSLDLWEALSMMEEGTFSWYSSRIQESDFILVICSAGLQKKHLESMRTSEDELEDNPDHHISSALVAMIGEELCHTKARGLDLSKYITAIFEYSREMDVPTVLGLASHYTLPRDFPLLFSHFHAMALHRPGSRLQVAHISEEDYTRLPAGAALSLAIQQARMGLGDTRTGTKGSSQTSGDT from the exons GGATTAGTGTCAGGCTCCAGACTGGCTCTGTGACAGCAGCCACCATGCGGCTGACCTGCCCCGTGATGCTGGTCCTGCTCTTCATCTCACGTCCTGTGGCCCGCGGAGAGTCCGTCTATCCCCAGAACTGCTCCCTCCACTGCGTTCGTCAG GGTAATCCGCAGTGTGGATACTGTCGAATATCACAGGACGATGTCCAGAGGAGCCTGGGAGCTGCTTTTTTCGAGCCGTTTGGAA ATTGTGTTCCTTGGCCGTGCGATTCGTTTCTCGGACAACAAAACCCAGAG GAATCGGCTTCCTGCGCGGATTCCAGGTGTCTCTGCAGACTCTGGGCACGGCTCATATTTACTGTCAGCTGTTTCTCATCCAGAAGAACTCGTCCCTTGACCCCGGCCATGCACAAAGG ATCTGTTGTTCTGCAGGTTTACCATTCAGACCCCTTCCCACTGTTACCGCTGGACAGTCGCTGCGTCGTCACGGTGATGGCCCTGCCCGTGCCTGAACTGTGGGAGCGTTTCTACACCACCAAGCAGTTCAGCACACGCT CTTGTCCTGAGAAGAACGGCCTGGAGATGTGCAAGAAAG ACTGGTACCCAACATACATAGAAGTGACGCAGGACGGGGACAATGTCAGCGTGACCTTTAACCTCGCACCCCACAACTTGGAGATCACTCAGTACTTCTCCACGTGCTATGGCGCAGGCAGAAGGAACTACGTGACCGTTAAACCG AACTTCTCAGTGAACCAAACGCACCACAGGTATCACCTGGCCAACCTCGTCGCTGCCACCAACTACTCCTGCGAG ATCGCAGCTGATTTGGTGGATGCGGTCCGTAAACGTTTCCGTGTGTGGATCCAGCCCACAGGAG ACACGCCCCAAGACCCAGAGAAGACCGCCGTGACCGTTCTTCTTCCAGTGGGTCTTCTCCTGGCTGCCATCTGCATTGTTAGCTGCGTTGTGTTTTACCAGAGAAAATGGAGGAAACTGGTGGAGAAGAAGCACCTGAAGCCTG ACATTTTGGATGAATACTGCGACAAACAAGAGGAGCCAGCGAGTGTGTACATAACTCCCAGGACCACTCCACCCCGGCTGCTGATTATCTACTCCGACAAGGATGGACCTGCTCACATCGCGGTGGTCCTACAGCTGGCGGTGTTCCTGCAGAAGCACATGGCTGTTCAG GTTTCCCTGGATCTCTGGGAGGCTCTCAGCATGATGGAGGAAGGCACTTTCAGCTGGTACAGCAGCAGAATTCAGGAGTCTGACTTTATACTGGTCATCTGCTCGGCGGGACTTCAAAAGAAACATCTGGAGAGCATGAGAACTTCAGAAGATGAACTGGAGGACAACCCAGACCACCATATCTCCTCCGCACTGGTGGCCATGATTGGTGAGGAGCTCTGTCACACTAAAGCCAGGGGACTGGACCTCTCCAAATACATCACAGCCATATTTGAATACTCCAGAGAGATGGACGTCCCGACGGTGCTGGGTCTGGCATCGCATTACACCCTCCCCAGAGACTTCCCGCTGCTCTTCTCCCACTTCCACGCCATGGCCCTACACAGGCCAGGATCACGCCTGCAGGTGGCTCACATCTCGGAGGAGGATTACACCCGACTTCCTGCAGGCGCTGCCCTGAGCCTGGCCATCCAGCAGGCCAGGATGGGGCTCGGTGACACTCGTACAGGGACTAAAGGCTCCAGTCAGACCTCTGGGGACACATAG
- the LOC114797968 gene encoding interleukin-17 receptor D-like isoform X1, which produces MRLTCPVMLVLLFISRPVARGESVYPQNCSLHCVRQGNPQCGYCRISQDDVQRSLGAAFFEPFGNCVPWPCDSFLGQQNPEVCQHYVDAPNNVTVHFLPSASSKHETTVVSWNPSPYGIGFLRGFQVSLQTLGTAHIYCQLFLIQKNSSLDPGHAQRVYHSDPFPLLPLDSRCVVTVMALPVPELWERFYTTKQFSTRSCPEKNGLEMCKKDWYPTYIEVTQDGDNVSVTFNLAPHNLEITQYFSTCYGAGRRNYVTVKPNFSVNQTHHRYHLANLVAATNYSCEIAADLVDAVRKRFRVWIQPTGDTPQDPEKTAVTVLLPVGLLLAAICIVSCVVFYQRKWRKLVEKKHLKPDILDEYCDKQEEPASVYITPRTTPPRLLIIYSDKDGPAHIAVVLQLAVFLQKHMAVQVSLDLWEALSMMEEGTFSWYSSRIQESDFILVICSAGLQKKHLESMRTSEDELEDNPDHHISSALVAMIGEELCHTKARGLDLSKYITAIFEYSREMDVPTVLGLASHYTLPRDFPLLFSHFHAMALHRPGSRLQVAHISEEDYTRLPAGAALSLAIQQARMGLGDTRTGTKGSSQTSGDT; this is translated from the exons ATGCGGCTGACCTGCCCCGTGATGCTGGTCCTGCTCTTCATCTCACGTCCTGTGGCCCGCGGAGAGTCCGTCTATCCCCAGAACTGCTCCCTCCACTGCGTTCGTCAG GGTAATCCGCAGTGTGGATACTGTCGAATATCACAGGACGATGTCCAGAGGAGCCTGGGAGCTGCTTTTTTCGAGCCGTTTGGAA ATTGTGTTCCTTGGCCGTGCGATTCGTTTCTCGGACAACAAAACCCAGAGGTGTGTCAGCATTATGTTGACGCCCCAAATAATGTGACTGTTCACTTCCTGCCCAGTGCCAGCAGTAAACATGAGACCACAGTGGTGTCATGGAACCCCAGTCCGTATG GAATCGGCTTCCTGCGCGGATTCCAGGTGTCTCTGCAGACTCTGGGCACGGCTCATATTTACTGTCAGCTGTTTCTCATCCAGAAGAACTCGTCCCTTGACCCCGGCCATGCACAAAGG GTTTACCATTCAGACCCCTTCCCACTGTTACCGCTGGACAGTCGCTGCGTCGTCACGGTGATGGCCCTGCCCGTGCCTGAACTGTGGGAGCGTTTCTACACCACCAAGCAGTTCAGCACACGCT CTTGTCCTGAGAAGAACGGCCTGGAGATGTGCAAGAAAG ACTGGTACCCAACATACATAGAAGTGACGCAGGACGGGGACAATGTCAGCGTGACCTTTAACCTCGCACCCCACAACTTGGAGATCACTCAGTACTTCTCCACGTGCTATGGCGCAGGCAGAAGGAACTACGTGACCGTTAAACCG AACTTCTCAGTGAACCAAACGCACCACAGGTATCACCTGGCCAACCTCGTCGCTGCCACCAACTACTCCTGCGAG ATCGCAGCTGATTTGGTGGATGCGGTCCGTAAACGTTTCCGTGTGTGGATCCAGCCCACAGGAG ACACGCCCCAAGACCCAGAGAAGACCGCCGTGACCGTTCTTCTTCCAGTGGGTCTTCTCCTGGCTGCCATCTGCATTGTTAGCTGCGTTGTGTTTTACCAGAGAAAATGGAGGAAACTGGTGGAGAAGAAGCACCTGAAGCCTG ACATTTTGGATGAATACTGCGACAAACAAGAGGAGCCAGCGAGTGTGTACATAACTCCCAGGACCACTCCACCCCGGCTGCTGATTATCTACTCCGACAAGGATGGACCTGCTCACATCGCGGTGGTCCTACAGCTGGCGGTGTTCCTGCAGAAGCACATGGCTGTTCAG GTTTCCCTGGATCTCTGGGAGGCTCTCAGCATGATGGAGGAAGGCACTTTCAGCTGGTACAGCAGCAGAATTCAGGAGTCTGACTTTATACTGGTCATCTGCTCGGCGGGACTTCAAAAGAAACATCTGGAGAGCATGAGAACTTCAGAAGATGAACTGGAGGACAACCCAGACCACCATATCTCCTCCGCACTGGTGGCCATGATTGGTGAGGAGCTCTGTCACACTAAAGCCAGGGGACTGGACCTCTCCAAATACATCACAGCCATATTTGAATACTCCAGAGAGATGGACGTCCCGACGGTGCTGGGTCTGGCATCGCATTACACCCTCCCCAGAGACTTCCCGCTGCTCTTCTCCCACTTCCACGCCATGGCCCTACACAGGCCAGGATCACGCCTGCAGGTGGCTCACATCTCGGAGGAGGATTACACCCGACTTCCTGCAGGCGCTGCCCTGAGCCTGGCCATCCAGCAGGCCAGGATGGGGCTCGGTGACACTCGTACAGGGACTAAAGGCTCCAGTCAGACCTCTGGGGACACATAG
- the LOC114797968 gene encoding interleukin-17 receptor D-like isoform X3, with amino-acid sequence MSVVTVKNSEQILPLFLDAFVTRKLCKRNTLSVIYDFFSPKESASCADSRCLCRLWARLIFTVSCFSSRRTRPLTPAMHKGSVVLQVYHSDPFPLLPLDSRCVVTVMALPVPELWERFYTTKQFSTRSCPEKNGLEMCKKDWYPTYIEVTQDGDNVSVTFNLAPHNLEITQYFSTCYGAGRRNYVTVKPNFSVNQTHHRYHLANLVAATNYSCEIAADLVDAVRKRFRVWIQPTGDTPQDPEKTAVTVLLPVGLLLAAICIVSCVVFYQRKWRKLVEKKHLKPDILDEYCDKQEEPASVYITPRTTPPRLLIIYSDKDGPAHIAVVLQLAVFLQKHMAVQVSLDLWEALSMMEEGTFSWYSSRIQESDFILVICSAGLQKKHLESMRTSEDELEDNPDHHISSALVAMIGEELCHTKARGLDLSKYITAIFEYSREMDVPTVLGLASHYTLPRDFPLLFSHFHAMALHRPGSRLQVAHISEEDYTRLPAGAALSLAIQQARMGLGDTRTGTKGSSQTSGDT; translated from the exons ATGTCAGTAGTGACAGTAAAGAATAGTGAACAAATTCTTCCATTATTCTTAGATGCTTTTGTCACTCGCAAACTCTGTAAAAGAAACACGCTTTCAGTAATATATGATTTTTTCTCTCCGAAGGAATCGGCTTCCTGCGCGGATTCCAGGTGTCTCTGCAGACTCTGGGCACGGCTCATATTTACTGTCAGCTGTTTCTCATCCAGAAGAACTCGTCCCTTGACCCCGGCCATGCACAAAGG ATCTGTTGTTCTGCAGGTTTACCATTCAGACCCCTTCCCACTGTTACCGCTGGACAGTCGCTGCGTCGTCACGGTGATGGCCCTGCCCGTGCCTGAACTGTGGGAGCGTTTCTACACCACCAAGCAGTTCAGCACACGCT CTTGTCCTGAGAAGAACGGCCTGGAGATGTGCAAGAAAG ACTGGTACCCAACATACATAGAAGTGACGCAGGACGGGGACAATGTCAGCGTGACCTTTAACCTCGCACCCCACAACTTGGAGATCACTCAGTACTTCTCCACGTGCTATGGCGCAGGCAGAAGGAACTACGTGACCGTTAAACCG AACTTCTCAGTGAACCAAACGCACCACAGGTATCACCTGGCCAACCTCGTCGCTGCCACCAACTACTCCTGCGAG ATCGCAGCTGATTTGGTGGATGCGGTCCGTAAACGTTTCCGTGTGTGGATCCAGCCCACAGGAG ACACGCCCCAAGACCCAGAGAAGACCGCCGTGACCGTTCTTCTTCCAGTGGGTCTTCTCCTGGCTGCCATCTGCATTGTTAGCTGCGTTGTGTTTTACCAGAGAAAATGGAGGAAACTGGTGGAGAAGAAGCACCTGAAGCCTG ACATTTTGGATGAATACTGCGACAAACAAGAGGAGCCAGCGAGTGTGTACATAACTCCCAGGACCACTCCACCCCGGCTGCTGATTATCTACTCCGACAAGGATGGACCTGCTCACATCGCGGTGGTCCTACAGCTGGCGGTGTTCCTGCAGAAGCACATGGCTGTTCAG GTTTCCCTGGATCTCTGGGAGGCTCTCAGCATGATGGAGGAAGGCACTTTCAGCTGGTACAGCAGCAGAATTCAGGAGTCTGACTTTATACTGGTCATCTGCTCGGCGGGACTTCAAAAGAAACATCTGGAGAGCATGAGAACTTCAGAAGATGAACTGGAGGACAACCCAGACCACCATATCTCCTCCGCACTGGTGGCCATGATTGGTGAGGAGCTCTGTCACACTAAAGCCAGGGGACTGGACCTCTCCAAATACATCACAGCCATATTTGAATACTCCAGAGAGATGGACGTCCCGACGGTGCTGGGTCTGGCATCGCATTACACCCTCCCCAGAGACTTCCCGCTGCTCTTCTCCCACTTCCACGCCATGGCCCTACACAGGCCAGGATCACGCCTGCAGGTGGCTCACATCTCGGAGGAGGATTACACCCGACTTCCTGCAGGCGCTGCCCTGAGCCTGGCCATCCAGCAGGCCAGGATGGGGCTCGGTGACACTCGTACAGGGACTAAAGGCTCCAGTCAGACCTCTGGGGACACATAG
- the sars1 gene encoding serine--tRNA ligase, cytoplasmic, producing the protein MVLDLDLFRTDKGGDPDVVRETQRKRFKDASLVDKLVQVDTDWRKSRFVADNLNKAKNLCSKSIGEKMKKKEPVGDDESLPEEAQNLETLTAETLSTLTVTQIKKVRQLVDEAIQTSDGERLKLEGERFEYLREIGNLLHPSVPISNDEDADNKVERTWGDCSVQKKYSHVDLVVMVDGYEGEKGAVVAGSRGYFLKGPLVFLEQALINYALRILYSKGYNLLYTPFFMRKEVMQEVAQLSQFDEELYKVIGKGSEKSDDTSVDEKYLIATSEQPIAAFLRDEWMKPEELPLRFAGLSTCFRQEVGSHGRDTRGIFRVHQFEKIEQFVYASPHDGKSWEMFDEMIGTAEEFYQSLGIPYRIVNIVSGALNHAASKKLDLEAWFPGSSAFRELVSCSNCTDYQARRLRIRYGQTKKMMDKAEYVHMLNATMCATTRVICAILENYQTEDGIVVPEKLRDFMPPGLNEMIKFVKPAPIDQEVSKKQKKQQEGGGKKKKQTEVDQALQSKVENMSVNDS; encoded by the exons ATGGTGCTCGACTTGGACCTGTTCCGCACGGACAAAGGGGGAGACCCCGACGTCGTGAGGGAGACGCAGCGGAAACGGTTCAAGGATGCGTCGCTGGTAGACAAGCTGGTCCAGGTTGACACAGACTGGAGGAAAT CTCGATTTGTTGCTGATAACCTGAACAAGGCGAAAAATCTGTGTAGCAAATCCATTGGTGAGAAAATGAAG AAGAAGGAGCCCGTTGGGGACGACGAGTCTCTTCCAGAGGAGGCGCAGAACCTGGAGACGCTCACTGCTGAGACGCTATCG ACTCTGACCGTGACCCAGATCAAGAAGGTCCGGCAGCTGGTGGACGAGGCCATACAGACGTCTGACGGCGAGAGGCTGAAGCTGGAAGGAGAGCGTTTCGAGTATCTGCGAGAAATTGGCAACCTGCTGCACCCGTCTGTGCCCATCAGCAACGATGAG GACGCCGATAACAAGGTGGAGCGCACGTGGGGGGACTGCAGCGTCCAGAAGAAGTACTCCCATGTGGACCTGGTGGTCATGGTGGACGGCTATGAAGGAGAGAAGGGAGCCGTTGTGGCAGGCAGCCGGGGATATTTCCTGAAA GGGCCGCTGGTGTTCCTGGAGCAGGCGCTCATCAACTACGCCCTGCGGATCCTGTACAGCAAGGGCTACAACCTGCTGTACACGCCCTTCTTCATGAGGAAGGAGGTCATGCAGGAGGTGGCTCAGCTCAGCCAGTTCGACGAGGAACTGTACAAA GTGATCGGGAAGGGCAGTGAGAAGTCTGACGACACCTCGGTGGACGAGAAGTACCTGATCGCCACCTCGGAGCAGCCCATCGCCGCCTTCCTGCGGGACGAGTGGATGAAGCCGGAGGAGCTCCCGCTGCGCTTCGCCGGGCTCTCCACCTGCTTCAGGCAGGAGGTCGGCTCCCACGGCCGCGACACGCGCGGCATCTTCAGGGTGCACCAGTTTGAAAAG ATTGAACAGTTTGTTTATGCTTCCCCACATGACGGAAAGTCGTGGGAGATGTTCGATGAGATGATTGGGACGGCAGAGGAGTTTTATCAGTCACTAGGAATCCCGTACCGCATCGTGAACATCGTCTCCG GTGCCCTGAACCACGCTGCCAGCAAGAAGCTGGACCTGGAGGCCTGGTTCCCTGGATCTTCTGCGTTCAGGGAGCTGGTTTCCTGCTCAAACTGCACCGATTACCAGGCCCGTCGCCTGCGCATCCGATACGGGCAGACGAAGAAGATGATGGACAAG GCTGAATATGTCCACATGCTCAATGCCACGATGTGCGCCACAACACGGGTCATTTGTGCGATTTTGGAGAATTATCAGACCGAGGATGGGATTGTGGTTCCAGAAAAGCTGCGGGATTTCATGCCTCCAG GTCTGAATGAAATGATCAAATTCGTCAAGCCGGCCCCCATCGACCAGGAGGTGTCCAAAAAGCAAAAGAAGCAGCAAGAAGGaggggggaagaagaagaaacagacggAGGTGGACCAGGCGCTGCAGAGCAAAGTGGAGAACATGTCCGTCAACGACTCTTAA
- the LOC114797679 gene encoding PTB domain-containing engulfment adapter protein 1-like produces MSENEDDKEISFTVKFLGRVQVLRSEGVQVLEEAAGDLQNPNKDEAEKTKKKKNKVSLFVSVSGIDILEHKTKFMLYTCPLSSISSCAVHQATPKIFGFVAKHPASEMHHCYVFQSKKFSHLLVSVIGDTFQASQKFKSVKGSRDLVVEALRHKNKVLQRENMHLKKRVKQARNVKGAGFQSSDDQSSDTESSSSRSGQSNAQVRFQTDWDEAPLIKNV; encoded by the exons ATGAGCGAAAACGAAGATGACAAGGAGATTTCCTTCACCGTCAAG TTCCTGGGCCGCGTTCAGGTCCTCCGCTCGGAAGGCGTCCAGGTCCTGGAGGAGGCTGCAGGTGACCTGCAG AATCCCAACAAGGACGAGGCCGAGAAgaccaagaagaagaagaacaaagtCAGCCTTTTTGTTTCTGTGAGCGGAATCGACATCCTGGAACACAAGACAAAG TTCATGCTCTACACGTGCCCTCtgtcctccatctcctcctgcGCCGTGCATCAGGCCACGCCCAAAATATTTGGCTTTGTTGCCAAGCACCCGGCTTCAGAAATGCACCACTGCTACGTGTTCCAGAGCAAGAAATTT TCCCATCTGCTGGTGTCCGTCATTGGAGACACCTTCCAGGCTTCTCAGAAGTTCAAGAGCGTCAAGGGAAGCCGTGACCTGGTGGTGGAGGCGCTCAGACACAAG AACAAAGTCCTGCAGAGGGAGAACATGCACTTGAAGAAGAGGGTGAAGCAAGCAAGGAAT GTGAAGGGTGCAGGATTCCAGAGCTCAGATGACCAAAGCAGCGACACGGAATCATCGTCGTCCAGGTCTGGCCAGTCAAACGCTCAGG TGAGGTTTCAGACTGATTGGGATGAAGCTCCTTTGATTAAGAATgtgtga
- the LOC114797678 gene encoding transmembrane protein 106C-like: MGAHWSRSCDALLAGTDTSGRQGLHAGDGDDSLDGLDRQEDIAQFPYVEFTGRDSITCPTCQGTGRIPSGQLNELVALIPYSDQRLQPHRTKLYVVLSVVVCLLVSSLVAFFMFPRPVVVEDDGIRSATVLFDRNNSKVLINMTSSLNFTNSNFFTVLVDSVSCQVLYMKTVIGTQQLGNVINIQPLSQRQVNFTVGVEISGSLSYVYAFCTMASIKVHNIVVFMQTTVKTSYMVRSAQNTLEAYRYIDCGSNSTVHKPPAVAWSDPHSRLQVRLVQ, encoded by the exons ATGGGCGCTCACTGGTCCCGGAGCTGCGACGCCCTCCTGGCCGGAACCGACACGTCCGGGCGACAGGGGCTGCATGCCGGCGACGGGGACGACTCGCTGGACGGCCTGGACAGACAGGAGGACATCGCCCAGTTCCCCTACGTGGAGTTCACCGGTCGGGACAGCATCACCTGCCCCACCTGCCAGGGAACCGGCCGCATCCCGTCAG GGCAGCTGAACGAGTTGGTGGCTCTGATTCCCTACAGTGACCAGAGGTTACAGCCGCACAGGAC GAAGCTCTACGTGGTTCTGTCTGTGGTGGTTTGTCTGCTGGTCTCCTCGCTGGTGGCCTTCTTCATGTTTCCTCGTCCAGTGGTGGTCGAGGATGATGGGATACGCTCGGCGACGGTGCTGTTTGACCGCAACAACAGCAAAGTTCTCATCAACATGACG AGCTCGCTGAACTTCACCAACTCCAACTTCTTCACGGTGCTGGTGGACAGCGTCAGCTGCCAGGTCCTCTACATGAAGACGGTCATCGGCACCCAGCAGCTGGGCAACGTCATCAACATCCAGCCGCTCAGCCAGAGGCAG GTCAACTTCACCGTCGGGGTGGAGATCAGCGGAAGCCTCTCGTATGTCTA CGCCTTCTGCACGATGGCCAGCATCAAAGTCCACAACATCGTGGTCTTCATGCA gACGACGGTGAAGACCTCCTACATGGTGCGCAGCGCCCAGAACACGCTGGAGGCGTACCGCTACATCGACTGCGGCTCCAACTCCACGGTCCACAAGCCCCCCGCGGTGGCCTGGTCCGACCCGCACAGCCGGCTGCAGGTCCGCCTGGTCCAGTGA